A segment of the Arachis hypogaea cultivar Tifrunner chromosome 5, arahy.Tifrunner.gnm2.J5K5, whole genome shotgun sequence genome:
CGCAAACTCCCGAGCTGTGGATGGTTGCAAAAGGGACTCTGACGCTCATGTTAGGATCCGTACAGATGGCAGTAAGAGTGAGGGTGTAGTGACGTACCTCGGGGAGGGGTAGGGCCCTCCCCTATATACTCTGTGTCTAGGACGGATCCCACAGGAGCAGACCCACCTTCCAGAAAGTTTCCTTTCCCCCAGCTGTCAGGTGTCTTGCTGGAGGGATGGAGATGTCGGGTTGGCCTTCTGATTCGGATTCGACGTGCTCGTCGGGTCGGCCATCCGAGCCGGAGCATCGTGCCAATTGGGCCGGGCCGAAACAATACTCAAAGACTAGCATTTTTAAATATACTTTTAAcccataattttaaatattaatagttaaataataaatttgaccTTCTAGCATTCCTCAAATATAATTGCCTAAATTGGTAATGTAACAAAGAtagtaaatgaataaaagaaaatcaaagatCACTATTCCATTCAATTCCTCTCCCGATCCATCTCTATTTGCATTGCATCTCAAAATTTTCAAATCCAAACAATGCAAGTTTTGGTAATGTATTTCATTCCAGTCCATACCTCTCCTTCCATCAACCCAAAGAGATAGTTGTTGTAGACTTCAGAGTTCATATAGAAGTAGTACCATTTTATCAATTGTTGATATCAAATAAGAAACAGAAGCTCAGAATTTATGTACATTGAAAGCACTGCAAATTCAgaataaaaatgagtaaatgacctCCTTCTTGCTAAGAGGAAGCAGCAGCTGCGGCGGCTGCTTGTATGGCTTTCTGCAATTCAGATTCCACATCACTCGCTACACTCTGTTTTGGTGGTGGCGGTGATGGTGGTTCTTTCTTCTCGTTAGATTCTCTAACACTCTTCTTGCTTCTCCAACGTTCAAACTCGCTAGACCCTGGACTAGAATGCTGCGAATGCGACACCTTCCTCCCACCGTTACCACCACCATTGCTTCTAACTCTGATCTCATCCAACAACTGCTTCATCTCCCTATTCTCCTTCTCTGCATCCTCCAAGTCCTTCTTCATCCACAAACACATTTCCTTCAGCATCTGCAAATCCCTTCCCTTCTTATCATATTCATTCTCTTGCTTAGATTCCTCAACAACCCTCTCTAACCCAATCTTGTTTACTGTCAAATACGGCATCTTCAACCCCAAATCCTCTGGAAAGTTCACTCCCCAACGCATATTCAACAGAAGCCCCTTCGTCACAGGCATCACTGTCCTAGCCATAACCGCAACACCAGCTGAAACGCCGCGTCGTTCACCGTTTCTGTTGTTCCTCTTCTCACTCTCAGGAACAAACACAGTTCCAGGGGTATCATTAATACGATCATTGTGGTTGTTGTTGTCCCTGGCACCAAAAGGCTCCAGTTTCATCTCTTGCCAACCGGAAGAAGAACCATTACGATCGAGGGAAGCAGTGGCGAAATAGGGTTTGGTAGGTTCGGGAGGGGGAATAGCATCGGAGAAGACGGTTTTGTTGAGGGAGAAATGACCGAATTGGGGCTTGAGGTGGAGGAAGAAAGAGGGAAGAGGGGCGTAGGAAGGGGAGAGGGTGAAGCTGGCAGAGAACACCAGAGGGGAGTGGCGAGGGCACCCCATCAGCCCCAACCCGGATTTCAGGGAAAGAGAGAACGGGAGGGAAGCCGTGGCGGTGGAGGTGGCGGTGGGGAAGTAAGAGACCTTGAGGGACGGGCCTGACGGGAAGTTGGTGGAGAGCGAGAAGCAAAAGTCGGAACCCGAGGCGGTTGCGGAGGAGGAGGCGGTGATGGTAGAAAGGAATGGGTGGTTGAAGATGGTGATGGGTAACTTGGCCGTCATGTGGTGGTGGTTTTCATCTTGACCCTGAAACTTGAGGGACAGCTTCATGGTTGACTGAGCTGAGACCAAAAGAGTTAACGGTGAACCACAACCACCGTGCCGTTGGagagagaaactgagaaagatgatGAGGTTGGTGAGTATGGGCCTTACGGTTACGAATCTGGTATCAGGGGCAAAGAAGACTTTTCCTCTCGTAACAAACTGACACCGCAGCATATTCTCAGCAGGTTTCAACCTTTCCAAGTTCCATCCCTCTCCCTCTCTGACTCGCTCACTGAATCACAAATTCCTCATCAAAATTCAAATGGGAAGTTTTATTAATCTTTCAACTTCCATCTCCGTCTTCAAATCCGATCTGTGTTCTTCCAAACACATCGCCGACGTGGTGCTCCTTCACGCCAAGCCTCCAACAATATGGAAATCGCGACCACTCTGCCACCAACCCGCATCAATGAGCTTCACTCAAATTTCCTCCTCCAATGGCTTTCCACCTCTTGTTACGAATCAATTCCTCTCAATCATTCATTCACTTACTAAATCACCAACTAATTCATTtccacttatttatttttttaataggaaGACAGCGACAGGTCAAACTCTCCCTTTGAGGTTCTCCCTGCTGATTACGGTGTCCACGTGGGAGCGGTGACTTCCGATTCACGCAGGAAAACTAAGATAGTGTGCACGATAGGTCCCGCTACCAGCTCCCGTGACATGATATGGAAGCTTGCCGAAACTGGAATGAACGTGGCGCGATTGAATATGTCCCATGGGGACTATGCATCGCACCAGAAGACCATTGATTTCGTTAAAGAATACAATGCTCAGTTTCAAGACAATGTTATAGCTATCATGCTTGACACCAAGGTTATTGCTTTTTTGTGTATtggatttagtttttgaatttggaACAAACCCTCAAACTGATTTTTGTTAGCAGGGTCCTGAAGTTAGGAGTGGGGATGTACCTCAGCCAATTTTACTCAAGGAAGGTCAAACATTCAATTTCACCATTAGGAGGGGTGTCTCCACTGAAGACACTGTCAGTGTCAATTATGATGACTTTGTCAATGATGTTGAGGTTGGAGACATATTACTCGTTGATGGTAAGTCAAGTCCGGTTGCCTATTTCAATATGTCAGTGTTACTGCGTAGAAGATTATGATCTCATCAGGTTGTAATTTTAGGGGGAATGATGTCTCTTGCTGTTAAGTCAAAGACAAATGACTCTGTTAAATGTGAAGTGAT
Coding sequences within it:
- the LOC112800417 gene encoding uncharacterized protein, producing the protein MLRCQFVTRGKVFFAPDTRFVTVRPILTNLIIFLSFSLQRHGGCGSPLTLLVSAQSTMKLSLKFQGQDENHHHMTAKLPITIFNHPFLSTITASSSATASGSDFCFSLSTNFPSGPSLKVSYFPTATSTATASLPFSLSLKSGLGLMGCPRHSPLVFSASFTLSPSYAPLPSFFLHLKPQFGHFSLNKTVFSDAIPPPEPTKPYFATASLDRNGSSSGWQEMKLEPFGARDNNNHNDRINDTPGTVFVPESEKRNNRNGERRGVSAGVAVMARTVMPVTKGLLLNMRWGVNFPEDLGLKMPYLTVNKIGLERVVEESKQENEYDKKGRDLQMLKEMCLWMKKDLEDAEKENREMKQLLDEIRVRSNGGGNGGRKVSHSQHSSPGSSEFERWRSKKSVRESNEKKEPPSPPPPKQSVASDVESELQKAIQAAAAAAASS